AGTGATTGCTCGTCCTGCGACAAACATGCTGAACAAAATCATGGAAGCACTGCCAAACATCTTTATGGCGGTTGCGATTTTAGTCGTGACCTTCTATGTGGTACGTATGGTTGCCAATATCATCAAAGGTTTGATCGAAAACACTGAGATTAATCAATTGCCTGCGAAAGTTGGTTTACAAGAAACCATGGGCGATAAGAGAATCTCTGATCTTGTTGGTTATGCGATTATCTTCTTTGCGATGTTATTTGCCTCAATTGCTGCCGCTGACTTACTAGGTTTTGAGCCTATCTCAGCCATTATCGCCATGTTTATTGCGTTTGGTGCCAACATTATCTTGGGCGCAATTATCCTATTTATTGGCTTCTGGCTTGCCAATATCATTGCAGGTGTGGTTGAGCGTTCTGAGCAAGGCTCACAATTCTTAGCAAACATCGTCCGTGTACTAATTATGGGTTTAGTACTTGCCATGGGTTTAAAAGCGATGGGTATTGCTGACTCTATCGTTAACCTAGCCTTTGGTCTAACACTAGGTGCCGTAGCGGTAGCCTTTGCCCTTTCATTTGGTCTTGGTGGTCAAGAAGCCGCTGCACGTTTCCTACGTAAAATGCAGGATAAAATGGACAAAGAACGTGAAGAAGCTAAAGCGAAATCTGCTCTTCATACTCGCTCAAGTACACAAGAAAAAGTTGCTGACTCAGTTCGCGAAAACACTCCTGCTGCTTCAGGTACAATGACTAGTGACTTCCCTACTAGCACTGTCGATACCAACAACCCTAGTACGGGTCATGTAGATATCACTCATGTTGAAACAAGTGATGACGATATCGACACTGGTTCAAATCTAGCGCCAAGTAATAAAGGCTTTACTGATATTGATAATAACGACTTAAAATAAGTCATCGTTAACGATATATTTTGAATAAAAAAGACAGCCTAGGCTGTCTTTTTTTATGGCGTAAATTTAGTTTCTACAAAAATCCCGCTACAGAACATCGCTACAAAATCATACTCAGAACTTGGTCTTCCGTGCAGGTATATTCAAATTTAATTGCATTCGCATTGGCTCATTTTTACTTGCTGATAAGTTATTTGTCGTTTGCTTTTTATGCTGTTGGTTTAAGCGCTGTAGTTGCTTAGTCAGCTGCCGCTCACGCTGGGTCATCGGATCAACGGGTTGAATCCATAAATCGATATCAATAAAGGTGTCATTAGACTCGTCAATAAAATCAATGCCCAATACAATCACATGATGCAGCTCGGCTATTGGCAGGCGGCTCGCAACATCCTGTGCAATCCTTGCTAAGTTTGGCTGAATAGCCTGTTTACTGTGCTGGCTCTCAACATCTTGCCCATAAAATATTAATACATAATGCCTTCCCAAGCTCTCATAAGAGTGCTGATGGACGACATAACCTTCTTTTTGCAGACCATGTGCTTGTTTAGGATGCCTATATAGAGTTCGAACCAGCTCATGGCGTGAAAATAAAGACTCGTCCAATAACTGCTGTTGCCAATAACAGCGTTTTGTTCCTAGTGTCTCTTTATCAGCATTGTCTAGTACTTCTTCATCGAGCATCTCTATCATTTGGGTGCTTAACTGCGACCACAGAGCTGCCGCTTGCGCCATATGCTGATGATACATCTGCGCAGTCGTGCTTTTGTTTTTGTAGGCAAGTGTCATAGCGACTAATGCAGGATTGGGCTCATCTTGCACCTCGTACTTGATGAGTGCATTATCTACTGCGATAGCGTCCCTAAATAAAGTAGGGCGATGTAAAAACTGAATGACTAGATCTGCTTCTGATTCAAAGCTAGCGACATGATTACTGGCTGAATACTGTAATTGCCCTAAACGATAATGCAAAAATCGCCATAACTCGCATGGTGCTTGTAGGCTTGCTAATATCGCCTGCCAGTCATGCCAGCTAAAAACTTGTAGCTGCTGCATACT
This region of Psychrobacter sp. JCM 18902 genomic DNA includes:
- a CDS encoding mechanosensitive ion channel is translated as MNPMYTSFNGYLGGPIGSIIGAILIFIIGWLVALGIAALVRNVLSRVNLNQRMNSSTGKTYDLEGIISKIVFWFIFIIAISGALNQLNLNSISTPFANMVNQVLAFIPNLIGAIAVGIIGWVLATVARTAINAALAKTSMDERLSAQAGVKPMSSTIADMVYWFILLVVLTMVLGKLELDGLFAPLTNMVDKIFSFIPNILIAGVVFVVGYIIAKVVRGIVTNLVSTFNVQELATKAGLSEKNSLPNIAGSLAFLVVIIPTIIAALNALKIEVIARPATNMLNKIMEALPNIFMAVAILVVTFYVVRMVANIIKGLIENTEINQLPAKVGLQETMGDKRISDLVGYAIIFFAMLFASIAAADLLGFEPISAIIAMFIAFGANIILGAIILFIGFWLANIIAGVVERSEQGSQFLANIVRVLIMGLVLAMGLKAMGIADSIVNLAFGLTLGAVAVAFALSFGLGGQEAAARFLRKMQDKMDKEREEAKAKSALHTRSSTQEKVADSVRENTPAASGTMTSDFPTSTVDTNNPSTGHVDITHVETSDDDIDTGSNLAPSNKGFTDIDNNDLK